The Macrococcoides canis genome has a window encoding:
- a CDS encoding aminopeptidase has protein sequence MYKEEQLKQYAALLVKVGMNVQPEQRVYIRATVDAKDFVHLVVEAAYEAGASDVKVNYTDDKLAQLNFKYRNQESFESVPQYLVDERMDYANDYAAQLALISSSPENLKDADPKKVSANMKAYGRAFKDYMKMMQSDQFSWTVAAYPSTAWAKLVFPDLDETEAFEKLLDAILDSVRMNSENPEAAWTQHNDNLHSKADYLNNKKYVALRYKAPGTDLEIGLPEGHIWCGASSVNKDGTEFMANMPTEEVFTVPHKDKVNGYVSSTLPLSYGGNIIDNFKLTFKDGKVVDFEAQTGQDILEGLLNTDDAAKYLGEVALVPHDSPISNSKILYYNTLFDENASCHLALGSAYPFCLEGGKELDESGLAAAGLNNSITHEDFMIGSAEMNIYGVTSEGNEEEIFLNGNWAF, from the coding sequence ATGTATAAAGAGGAGCAGTTAAAGCAATATGCGGCATTACTTGTGAAAGTAGGGATGAACGTCCAGCCGGAGCAACGTGTTTATATTCGTGCAACTGTAGATGCGAAAGATTTCGTTCATCTTGTAGTTGAAGCGGCATATGAAGCGGGTGCAAGCGATGTTAAAGTTAACTATACTGATGATAAGTTAGCACAGTTAAACTTTAAGTACCGTAATCAGGAAAGCTTTGAAAGTGTACCGCAATATTTAGTGGATGAGCGTATGGATTATGCAAATGACTATGCGGCTCAACTTGCACTTATTTCATCAAGTCCAGAAAACTTAAAGGATGCCGATCCTAAGAAAGTCTCAGCGAATATGAAAGCATACGGCAGAGCTTTTAAAGATTACATGAAGATGATGCAGTCTGACCAGTTCAGCTGGACGGTTGCAGCTTATCCATCGACAGCATGGGCAAAGCTTGTATTCCCGGATCTAGATGAAACAGAAGCATTTGAAAAGTTATTAGACGCAATTTTAGATAGCGTACGTATGAATAGTGAGAATCCAGAGGCTGCTTGGACGCAGCATAATGATAATCTTCATAGTAAAGCTGATTACTTAAATAATAAGAAGTACGTAGCACTGCGCTATAAAGCACCAGGAACAGATCTGGAAATTGGTTTACCAGAAGGTCATATTTGGTGTGGTGCATCAAGTGTGAATAAAGACGGTACAGAGTTCATGGCAAACATGCCGACAGAAGAAGTATTTACTGTTCCGCATAAAGATAAAGTTAATGGCTATGTTTCCAGCACTTTGCCACTGAGCTATGGTGGTAATATTATCGATAACTTTAAATTAACATTTAAAGATGGTAAAGTAGTCGATTTTGAAGCGCAAACGGGCCAAGATATATTAGAAGGACTGCTCAATACAGATGACGCAGCGAAATACTTAGGAGAAGTTGCACTCGTACCACACGATTCACCAATTTCTAATTCTAAGATTTTATACTATAACACGTTATTTGATGAGAACGCATCATGCCATTTAGCATTAGGCTCAGCGTACCCATTCTGTCTTGAAGGCGGTAAGGAACTAGATGAATCAGGACTTGCTGCTGCCGGACTGAACAACTCGATTACCCACGAAGACTTCATGATCGGTTCAGCAGAAATGAATATATATGGCGTAACATCTGAAGGCAACGAAGAAGAGATTTTCTTAAATGGAAATTGGGCGTTTTAA
- a CDS encoding glycosyltransferase, whose protein sequence is MKRRGCGCLSILLIPFLIVLLYIGFNVFQGYRVNIDDLQSIEQKQTYVSADNMPKHLTGAFVALEDKRFYKHDGVDWFGTTRAIFVSLKNGEASQGGSTITQQLAKTYFFNNEKSISRKIKEVVVAKRIENNYSKDQILSYYLNTIYFGDNLYSAEDAANYYFNTSTHVSNAYYPQVTVLQSALLASAINAPSVYQIDDYQNDAALKSRTEFALNKMLEQNVITETQYNEALSGL, encoded by the coding sequence ATGAAAAGAAGAGGTTGTGGATGTTTATCCATATTATTAATCCCATTTTTAATAGTATTACTTTATATCGGTTTTAATGTATTTCAAGGTTATCGTGTTAATATCGACGACTTGCAATCGATCGAACAGAAACAGACATACGTATCAGCAGACAATATGCCGAAACATTTAACGGGTGCATTTGTGGCGTTAGAAGATAAAAGATTCTATAAGCATGATGGTGTGGACTGGTTTGGTACGACGCGTGCTATATTCGTTTCATTGAAAAACGGCGAAGCTTCTCAAGGGGGGAGCACGATTACGCAGCAATTAGCGAAGACATATTTCTTTAACAACGAGAAATCTATATCGAGAAAGATTAAAGAGGTAGTAGTAGCAAAGCGTATCGAGAACAATTATTCGAAAGATCAGATATTAAGCTATTATTTAAATACGATTTATTTCGGAGATAATCTATATTCAGCTGAGGATGCTGCAAATTACTATTTCAATACGAGTACTCATGTAAGTAATGCGTACTATCCGCAAGTGACGGTTCTGCAAAGTGCACTATTAGCAAGTGCGATCAATGCGCCTTCTGTTTATCAGATTGATGATTACCAGAATGACGCAGCGCTCAAATCCAGAACAGAGTTCGCGTTAAATAAAATGTTAGAACAGAATGTAATAACTGAAACGCAATATAATGAAGCTTTAAGTGGTTTGTAA
- the recX gene encoding recombination regulator RecX codes for MEHKITKIEVQKHNKDRFNLYINGNFFAGIDAATYVYFNLRKDLILSDEDLRSIGEYDGYRVAINNALNYLSYKKRTESEVRSYLAGDEVRSEVIDRVIQYCKDNKYIDHDDYAKSYMNTLLNTTDKGPAIFIQTLKQLGVEQAIIDKYHAQFEDLITSERIDKIAQKVMKKYEKKQSAKMIQQKVIQTLIQKGYNLDIANDAMKNVKLETSDMALDKAFEKTVTRLARKHEGFMLSQKVIQSLMQKGFQYDDIMTKIKDSGLSGREEID; via the coding sequence ATGGAACATAAGATTACGAAGATTGAAGTTCAAAAGCATAACAAAGATAGATTTAACCTGTATATTAATGGTAATTTCTTTGCGGGCATTGATGCGGCGACGTATGTCTATTTTAATTTAAGGAAAGATCTCATATTATCCGATGAGGATCTGCGTAGTATCGGTGAGTATGATGGGTATCGCGTCGCAATTAATAATGCTTTAAACTATTTGTCATATAAGAAACGAACAGAGTCAGAAGTGAGAAGTTATCTGGCCGGGGATGAAGTGCGTAGCGAAGTGATTGACCGTGTCATTCAGTACTGCAAGGACAATAAATATATTGATCACGATGATTATGCGAAGAGTTATATGAATACATTGCTGAACACGACAGATAAAGGTCCGGCAATATTCATACAGACATTAAAACAGCTCGGCGTTGAGCAAGCGATCATAGATAAGTATCATGCACAGTTTGAAGATTTGATTACTTCAGAGCGTATCGATAAGATTGCCCAGAAAGTTATGAAAAAATATGAAAAGAAACAGTCTGCAAAGATGATTCAGCAGAAAGTTATTCAAACTCTTATTCAAAAAGGTTATAATTTGGATATTGCAAATGATGCCATGAAAAATGTTAAACTTGAGACAAGTGACATGGCATTAGATAAAGCATTCGAAAAAACGGTGACGAGACTTGCAAGAAAACATGAAGGTTTCATGCTGAGTCAGAAAGTCATTCAAAGTTTAATGCAAAAAGGATTTCAGTATGATGATATTATGACAAAGATAAAGGATAGTGGGTTAAGTGGAAGAGAAGAAATTGATTGA
- a CDS encoding DUF1128 family protein — translation MNKAEMIDEIVKKLKLVNIGVIKPESIDDNKMDELTEIYEMVKKRDTFSPSEMSALTDALGSLRK, via the coding sequence ATGAATAAAGCAGAAATGATCGATGAAATTGTAAAGAAATTAAAACTTGTAAATATCGGAGTAATTAAGCCTGAATCTATAGATGATAATAAGATGGATGAACTGACAGAGATTTACGAGATGGTAAAAAAACGCGATACATTTTCACCGAGTGAAATGTCTGCGCTCACGGATGCGTTAGGAAGTTTACGTAAATAA
- a CDS encoding type 1 glutamine amidotransferase domain-containing protein, whose protein sequence is MTKKIAVVLDNLFEDVEFTSPVEAFKKEGHEITVIGKEAGTVKGKSEDTAVQIDKAISDVKPEDFDALLIPGGFSPDMLRGDEQGRFGEFTKHFVQNEKPVFAICHGPQLLIDTDLLNGKKLTSYLSVRKDLENAGATVVDESVVVDSNIVTSRTPDDLEDFNRESVNLLK, encoded by the coding sequence ATGACTAAGAAAATCGCAGTAGTATTAGACAATTTATTTGAAGATGTAGAATTTACGAGCCCAGTAGAGGCCTTTAAAAAAGAAGGACATGAAATTACTGTTATCGGTAAAGAAGCAGGTACAGTAAAAGGTAAGTCTGAAGATACAGCAGTACAAATTGATAAAGCAATCAGTGATGTAAAACCTGAAGACTTCGATGCGTTACTTATCCCTGGTGGATTCTCACCTGATATGTTACGTGGTGATGAGCAAGGCCGTTTCGGTGAATTTACGAAACATTTCGTACAAAACGAAAAGCCAGTATTCGCTATCTGTCACGGACCACAATTATTAATCGATACAGATTTATTAAACGGTAAAAAATTAACAAGTTACTTATCAGTACGTAAAGACTTAGAAAACGCAGGCGCAACAGTCGTTGATGAGTCAGTAGTAGTAGACTCAAACATCGTAACTTCTCGTACGCCTGATGATTTAGAAGACTTTAATAGAGAATCTGTAAACTTACTTAAATAA
- the rlmD gene encoding 23S rRNA (uracil(1939)-C(5))-methyltransferase RlmD — translation MTDIQVKVGQQFPLTIKRLGINGEGIGYFKRKITFVKGALPGEVIVAQVTDINPKYLQAKMVKIREKSNERVKPKCNVFDLCGGCQLQHLSYRGQLKYKKQIVEDALTKYAPHVKLDKIKDVKGMHNPYTYRNKNQFPVEKTGRKVRAGLYKEHSNTLIDLHECIVQDNRTMHTTNEVKKIMSELNIDACKNPMREKGVRHIVTRVALATGEIQVVFVTNTRHLKKQDLLAERVMRLPGVKSVALNINTEKTSIVMGDETIVIAGEETIREQLQDHIYDLSAESFFQLNPRQTVVLYNEVRDAAALTGQENVVDAFCGTGTIGIWLADNAKEVRGMDTNEDGIVNAIYNATLNGADNCKFEIGDASEKLNEWIDEGFYPDVITVDPPRTGLSEETIKLINEIKPKTFVYTSCNPSTLAKDLAHLTKAFQVEYIQPVDMFPQTAQVEAVVKLTRKRKLGK, via the coding sequence ATGACAGATATACAAGTAAAAGTCGGTCAGCAGTTTCCTTTAACAATTAAGAGACTCGGTATCAACGGAGAAGGTATTGGTTACTTTAAACGTAAGATTACATTCGTAAAAGGAGCATTACCTGGGGAAGTCATCGTCGCACAAGTAACAGATATTAACCCGAAATATTTACAGGCCAAGATGGTTAAAATTCGTGAAAAATCAAATGAACGTGTAAAACCGAAATGTAATGTATTCGATTTATGTGGCGGGTGTCAATTACAGCATCTTTCTTATCGTGGACAGTTAAAGTATAAGAAACAGATTGTTGAAGATGCACTGACGAAATATGCACCTCATGTGAAACTCGACAAAATTAAAGATGTCAAAGGTATGCATAATCCTTACACGTACCGTAATAAAAACCAGTTTCCAGTTGAGAAGACAGGGCGTAAAGTTCGTGCTGGGTTATATAAAGAGCACTCGAATACATTAATCGACTTACATGAATGTATCGTGCAGGACAACCGTACGATGCATACGACAAATGAAGTGAAGAAGATTATGAGCGAGCTGAATATCGATGCCTGCAAGAATCCGATGCGAGAAAAAGGTGTGCGTCATATCGTTACACGTGTAGCGCTTGCGACAGGTGAAATTCAAGTTGTATTCGTTACAAACACGAGACACTTGAAGAAACAAGATCTATTAGCAGAACGTGTGATGCGCTTACCTGGTGTGAAAAGTGTGGCATTAAACATTAACACTGAAAAAACATCTATCGTTATGGGCGATGAAACGATCGTTATTGCTGGTGAAGAAACGATTCGTGAACAATTACAAGATCATATTTATGACTTGTCAGCAGAAAGCTTCTTCCAGCTGAATCCGAGACAGACTGTGGTACTTTATAATGAAGTGCGAGATGCAGCAGCACTTACAGGGCAGGAGAATGTTGTTGATGCATTCTGTGGAACAGGCACAATCGGTATCTGGTTAGCGGATAATGCGAAAGAAGTACGCGGTATGGATACGAACGAAGATGGTATCGTTAACGCGATCTATAATGCGACGTTAAACGGTGCGGATAACTGCAAGTTTGAAATTGGCGATGCATCAGAGAAATTAAATGAATGGATTGACGAAGGGTTCTATCCAGATGTAATCACAGTTGACCCACCAAGAACAGGACTTTCTGAAGAAACGATTAAACTCATCAACGAAATAAAACCGAAGACATTCGTGTATACAAGTTGTAACCCATCAACACTTGCGAAAGATTTAGCGCATTTAACGAAAGCATTCCAGGTTGAGTACATTCAGCCAGTAGATATGTTCCCGCAAACTGCGCAAGTAGAAGCGGTTGTAAAGCTTACACGTAAAAGAAAATTAGGAAAATAA
- a CDS encoding YtxH domain-containing protein — translation MNNKLVPAVIAGAVIGAAVSMADRKTRNSVKNTVAKTKQNGISPQPSTKNKVMNLKDELLYWKETIDEIRRNNPELERAILDAKDTFIEKKNQKKISGPNG, via the coding sequence ATGAACAACAAATTAGTCCCAGCAGTAATCGCCGGTGCAGTGATCGGTGCTGCAGTATCAATGGCTGATAGAAAGACACGTAACTCAGTAAAGAACACAGTAGCTAAAACTAAACAAAATGGTATTTCACCACAACCTTCAACAAAGAATAAAGTGATGAACTTAAAAGATGAATTACTTTACTGGAAAGAAACAATCGATGAGATTCGTCGTAACAACCCAGAGTTAGAACGCGCAATCTTAGATGCCAAAGATACATTCATCGAAAAGAAAAACCAAAAGAAAATTTCTGGACCAAACGGATAA
- the yfkAB gene encoding radical SAM/CxCxxxxC motif protein YfkAB: MIALKDKISIHNDPWEAYNDVEKFGETKLSNIEFTTTTLCNMRCAHCAVGYTLQLKDPETIDMTTILKRLDEVEHLSTLSITGGEPMFSKKSIKETVTPILEYAKSRGIYTQMNSNLTINYDRYEPLIDLIDVMHISHNWGTIDEFAEVGFHVMDKKPPLKMRYKLYEQIIENARRLSEAGMFVSAETMLNKSTLPYLEKIHKEIVNDMKCARHEVHPMYPSDFASDLNVLTIEETKAAIRQLLSFRDEDTWMLFGTLPILPCSMNADDLSFLDEVHSAKNVTVRNDPDGRSRLNVNVFTGDVIVTDFGDETGTIENIIDTPLQDVYDKWKQSALNQTINCHCPKVKCLGPNLLVKNMYYPEVDFKVNEKRMNNK; the protein is encoded by the coding sequence ATGATCGCTTTAAAAGATAAAATTTCAATTCACAATGACCCATGGGAAGCCTACAATGACGTGGAGAAATTTGGTGAGACGAAGTTATCTAATATAGAATTTACGACGACAACGCTATGTAATATGCGATGTGCGCACTGTGCTGTCGGTTATACGCTGCAGCTCAAAGACCCTGAAACCATCGATATGACAACCATATTAAAGCGTCTAGATGAAGTCGAACACTTATCAACGCTAAGTATCACAGGTGGAGAACCGATGTTCTCTAAAAAATCTATCAAAGAAACAGTGACACCGATACTTGAATATGCAAAGTCACGAGGCATCTATACGCAGATGAACTCAAACTTAACGATCAACTATGATCGATATGAACCACTGATCGATTTAATTGATGTCATGCATATTTCTCATAACTGGGGCACAATCGATGAATTTGCAGAAGTTGGTTTCCATGTTATGGATAAGAAACCACCGCTAAAGATGCGCTATAAGCTATACGAACAAATTATCGAGAACGCACGACGCTTATCTGAAGCAGGAATGTTTGTCTCAGCTGAGACGATGTTAAATAAAAGCACGTTACCTTATTTGGAGAAAATCCATAAGGAAATCGTCAATGATATGAAATGCGCGCGACATGAAGTCCATCCGATGTACCCATCAGACTTCGCGAGCGACTTAAATGTATTGACGATAGAAGAAACGAAAGCTGCGATTAGACAGTTGTTATCATTTCGTGATGAGGATACGTGGATGTTGTTCGGTACGTTACCGATACTGCCATGTTCTATGAATGCAGATGACTTATCATTTTTAGATGAAGTCCATAGTGCAAAGAACGTCACAGTTCGTAATGACCCGGATGGGCGTTCAAGACTGAATGTTAACGTGTTTACCGGAGATGTTATCGTCACAGATTTTGGCGATGAAACAGGCACAATCGAGAATATTATCGATACGCCGCTCCAGGATGTATACGATAAGTGGAAACAGAGTGCTCTCAATCAGACGATTAACTGTCACTGCCCGAAAGTGAAATGTCTCGGTCCGAATCTACTCGTGAAGAACATGTATTATCCTGAGGTCGACTTTAAAGTAAACGAAAAACGCATGAATAATAAATAA
- a CDS encoding acyl-CoA thioesterase, which produces MSERLKKSMSASRTVKTQQIFPSDTNHHNTLFGGKLMAMIDDVASIAATRHCGRSVVTASTDSVDFLQPIRPGEIVSMVALVTYTGTSSLEVCVKIVAENILEQRKHLAAISFLTFVALDENNQPVMVPEVIAETEDQVWLNETGKERAKVRKDRRSKSKDLHQFFSNNLTI; this is translated from the coding sequence ATGAGCGAACGATTAAAAAAATCAATGAGTGCATCTAGAACTGTAAAAACACAACAGATCTTCCCGTCAGATACAAATCATCATAATACTTTATTTGGTGGAAAGCTGATGGCAATGATTGATGACGTGGCGAGCATTGCAGCAACACGACATTGCGGAAGATCAGTCGTCACTGCTAGTACGGATTCTGTAGATTTCCTGCAGCCGATAAGACCGGGAGAAATTGTGTCAATGGTCGCACTGGTGACGTATACAGGAACTTCTTCATTAGAAGTCTGTGTGAAGATTGTTGCTGAGAATATACTGGAACAGAGAAAGCATCTGGCAGCAATCAGCTTCTTGACGTTTGTTGCGTTAGATGAGAACAATCAGCCGGTTATGGTGCCAGAGGTTATTGCTGAAACAGAAGATCAGGTGTGGCTGAATGAAACCGGAAAAGAACGCGCGAAAGTACGAAAAGATCGTAGAAGTAAGAGTAAAGATCTGCATCAGTTCTTCTCAAATAACTTGACGATTTAA
- a CDS encoding SE1561 family protein: MTKDSLEEIKVKLNDFMETIDSVDPEKTDIHDIDEWLALLDQLEQKVKSIKH, translated from the coding sequence ATGACTAAAGATTCTTTAGAAGAAATTAAAGTGAAATTAAATGATTTTATGGAGACAATTGATTCAGTAGACCCTGAAAAGACAGATATCCATGATATTGACGAATGGTTAGCGTTACTTGATCAGTTAGAACAGAAAGTAAAATCAATTAAACATTAA